ATTCCAACGCCTAATACCAGCATGTCATTGCTATGCAACTCATGACGCATCTTGTACATATCCAGTAAGCCTGCACCCATCAGTACTGGAATTCCTAAAAAGAAGGAAAACTCTGCAGCTGCTTTACGTGATACGCCTAAGAATAATGAGCCAATAATGGTCGAACCAGAACGAGACGTTCCTGGAAATAAAGCCAAGCACTGGATCAAACCAATTAAAGTAGCTTGTTTAAAACTCAGATCATCAACTTCTTGCGTAACAATCTGATGTGGACGGCGTTCCGCCCATAAAATAATAAAGCCACCCACAATCAAGGCAATCGCAACTGTAATCGCATTAAATAAATAAGCCTTGACCACATCACCGAAGGTCAGCCCAATAATCACAATCGGGATTGAAGCAATAATCAAGTTAAGACTTAAACGGCGTCCTTGTTCCTGCCCCGTCAGCGCACCAATGAGTGCACCCCACAATTTACCCCAATATTCATAAATTACGGCAGCAATCGCACCAATCTGTACTGCGACCGCGAACATATCTCGTTTTTCAACCGTCCAGAAATCTAGTAACTGGCCTGTTAAAATCAGGTGCCCTGTACTCGAAATGGGGAGGAATTCGGTAATCCCTTCCACCAATCCCATAATTGCTGCTTTAAATAGCAATAAAAGATCCATAATTAACCTTAATTCGATTTACCTTGTTCGGGAATTTTTTTCCAAGCATCATCACGTAAATACACTGGCAATGCCTGTTCAGCATCCACCCATTTTTGTTGTGCAGCATAAACTCGAGCAATTGCAGCAATATCTTGTGCCGTTGCCTTGATACTCACATTTGTGGATTGATGATCAGAAATCTCTTCTAAGTTTATTTCGGTGGGCTGAATTAATTCTGAACCCGAGCCAATGGCTATAAATTTACAATAGGCACTAGCCTGTTCATAATTCAACAATTTCTCATCATCAATAGCCTGCATGATGCCCTGTGCATCCAGACTAAAATTCGCAATATAAACTTCTTGCATACGTGCATCGAGTACCGCCGTTACTTGCGCTAAGCCCTTAAGACGATAAGCCGCCTGCGCCAATGCCTGTAAACTAGAAACAGGAATCACAGGTAAATCCTGAGACCATGCGAGGGCCTGTGCCACCGCTGCATTAATGCGTACTCCGCTAAATGAACCAGGACCCCGGCTAAATGCAATCGCAGTTAAATCGGCCAGCTCAGTTCCAGTTTGCAATAAGGCTTGTTCAGTTAAAGGCAAAATGGTTTGGGTTTGTGCTTTGGTTCGCTCATCCAATTGAAAATAGAGTTCTTCATTATCATGGATGAATGAAACAGAACACTGCTCATTTGCAGTTTCCAATGCCAGCAACTTCATGCAAAAACCTTAGAGAAAAAGAGATAAAAAACATCGCGTATCATACTCCACTCAAACGCGATAGGCGAGTTATTGTCTTTTTATCGCCATAAAAAAGCCAAGTATAAACTTGGCTTCTTCAACTGCAATGATTAGAACTGGAACGGCTCTAAATCTAAGAATTTTTTATAATGTTCTGCATAATGTAAGGCACTGAAACGTAATCGTGCAGCGCCCTGCTCATCTAAGGTTTTCACCACTTTACCAGGTGAACCCATGACCACCGAATTATCTGGAATAATTTTTCCTTCAGGAATTAATGCATTAGCGCCAATAATACAGTTTTTCCCAATCACGGCATGATTCAGAATTACTGCATTCATACCAATCAGTGAATTATCACCAATGCTACACCCATGCAGCATTACTTTATGGCCAATCGTGACATATTCACCCACATTCAATTCAATGCCTGCATCAGTATGTAACACTGCATTTTCCTGAATATTGGAAAAGTTACCAATACGAATCACACAATTATCAGCACGAACCACAGCACCAAACCAGATGCTGACCTGACGCCCTAATTCCGCTTGGCCAATCACAGTAGCCGTTGGTGCAACCCAACCATCCCAAGGTTCATGTAACGCTTTTGGACTCAATCCCTGATAGGTATACAGCATGATAAATACTCTTAAAGATTAAAACTTAGATAAACCAAAATGTGGTGGATTCACCAAAAACGGCCAGTGTTTTTGATAGCCCAACCCGTATTGGAATAAAGAAATTAGCATGCGGGCCGTCAATCCCCAGACAATTTCACTTTCGACCTGCATACTCGGAAAATAAAGCGACTGTCGAGCTAAACGCACTTCATAAGGCAAAGGTGGAGCATCAATCAGCTCTTGTAAAGGTGCAAAGAAAATTCGGTCAATTTCGGTAGGCTGAGCAATTAAATCCACTTGAGCAGGTATTAATCCCACGATCGGTTTAACAGACAAACCACTGCGGGCACGCTGGATTGGCAAATCGCCCAATAGTTTGACATCAAACGGATTCAGTGCGGTTTCCTCTTGTGCCTCACGTAAGGCGACCACAATATTACTGGTGTCACTCGGGTCTCTTTTCCCACCAGGAAAAGAGACCTCACCCGCATGTTGAGATAATTGCATCGAACGGCGTGTCAGTAAAACCTTCGGCTGGGGCTCGTGGGTAATCGCAATCAAAACAGCGGCATCTGCCTGCTGGATTCGTTTGGAAAAACGCAACCGTTGTTGTAAAAGCTGTATTAACGATGGTTCTTCCATATGACTCATCTCTTTTTCTCTTATTCCTTAATCAGCATCATAGCCGAATTTTTAACTGCAATCATAGATCATGATGCGAAGTCATCAAAATTCAGTTATGCTGAGTCATCTCTACGGCTGATGATAATTATGAGCTTTTGCGTTGTATGTGGACATCAAACTGAAGCAAAAATTCCACTAGGTGATCATAAATCACGACTTGTCTGCACTCATTGTGGCAACATTCACTACGAAAACCCAAAAGTGATTTGCGGCGCATTGGCTCTTTGGGATGACAAAGTTTTACTTTGTCGCCGTGCAATTGAACCTCGCTATGGCCTTTGGACCTTGCCCGCAGGTTATATGGAATTATTTGAAACCATGGAACAAGGTGCCGCCCGTGAAACCCGTGAGGAGGCAGAAGCCGAAGTAGAGATCGAACAATTGTACTGTATGTACAATATCCCTCGTATTGGACAGATCTATGTATTATTTAAGGCTCATTTAAAACAAGGTTTATTTGGTGCAGGTGAAGAAAGCATTGAATGCCGTCTATTCGAAGAGTATGAAATCCCATGGACAGAACTGGCCTTCCCAAGTGTGGAGCAGACGCTTCGACATTATTTTGCTGACCGCAAGACCGGACTCTTTCCACCCCATTTAGAAACACTCGGAACCCGACTTGATCATACGGGTTAAAATAAAAAAGACCGCAGATGCGGTCTTTTTTATTGCCTCAATTAAGACTTAATCTTAATGGCATTACATGCTGGAATTTTTTGATCTGCAATACGGATACTGGCGGTTCCTTGATAACCTTTTGCAAATGCACGTTCTTGAGCTGTTGGTTCAACAAATTTGCTCTTATCTGTTCCCTCTTTATCATAAGCATTGATATAAGATGTCATATATAAAGCAGAATTATTCAACCAAGACACCGTATTGTTGGAGAAGTTGGTCAAGTTAATTCCTGTGGCCTGACCATTCAATAAATTATGCACATTGATTTTTGCACCACTAATATTATTTTGGCCATTTAAAGAAGTAAAATTCAAACCAAGTAATACCCCATCAATCGCACCAAATCTTGAATTTGCAAAAATCATCCGTACCGTAATCGATTTATCATTGGCTGAATAAAGTGCTCCACCTGTCGTACCTATCCGATACTGTGTTACACCATATTCATCAAGCAAGCTACCATCTGGTTGTGGCTCTGCTTTGGCGCAGTTTCCAGACATATCCGTTGCTGTTGCATCTTTTTTAATGTCAGTACGAATATCACCATGCTCATCAATCACAATACCTAAATCCACTGGTGCAATAGTCGTATCCTGAAATTTAAAGGTCAGCGTTGCATAGAGAGGGAAAGCATAACGTTGTCCAGACCGAACATTAGCTTCTGTGGTAAAGACATCTTTTGGTAAATAGCTGGCTGGGTTGACCTTAAATACATCCGTTACCCCTTTATAATTCACACCTGCAACATTTTGCTGCCACGCGCCTAGATCTTTTGCATTATTAAATGGATCTGTAGATTTAAATTTCATCAACTGTCGGTAGACCGCTTCGGTACTCGCAATATTGGTACCGTTAATCAATTTCCCTTGCGTCATTAACACGTCTTCAGCTGCATTACTGTTTAATGTGAAGCGTAACGGCTGATTTGGGTTAATTTCCTGATTAATCAAGTTAAACCATTGATTTTGCGCTTTGATTTGCAGCTTGTCAGGTTTAGTCGTACCAAGCAACACTATCGGTGGAGATACAATATTATTGTTAATCACTGGGCTACCACGCCACTGTTGGCCAGAACCAATGATATATCCCTGACGATCAGTCAATAGCTCAAACCGCCCCATCGAGTGTAATAAATTTGCACCTTTACCATCTTTAGTATTAAGACAGTCTGTATACAGGTCTCTATTACATCCAAACAGCCCATCAGGAAATACACCACTTCCCTCATTAGGAACCTCAACAACCGCTCCATTACTTCCTGCTTTAAAAATAGGTAATTCGGCATACCAAACTCCCATATTACTTAAATTCAGTAATTGAGTAACCACTGCAAATGCTTGTTCATCACTGATTTTACTGACATCCAGCCATGGTTTGAGAATCCCCGCATAAGCACCGTTCTTTAATTCTGTAGCACCAATATCGCCACTTATACTAGAAAGTGTATTTTTCTTTTCAGGCGTGAATTCAATCGGTTGTACGTCACCAATCGTATTAGTATCATCAGCAATACTTTGACTCTGGAAAATTTTCACCAAAGCCATCGCTACTCTTATGGTATCGTCGCTCATACTTAAACTAGCAGGTGTTTGGCCTGTCAGTCCCATCGCAAGATCAACAATCCGAATTCGTGCAGGTACTCCAGCCACTTTTGTTTTAGTGATTTTATCTAATTGAATCGTGCCCAAACTGATTTTTCTTGAACTCTCTGCACCCTGTAAATAAAAACTAACAGTATCACCTAATTTACAAGCCCCAGTAACGATGTTGCTATCCAGTTTCGTCGCAAAATGATTGACTTTATCACTGCTACAATCAAAATTTAGACCTGCTACTGGGTAATCCAATACAAATTGCAAGCAGTCTGTTGCACTAATACTGCAACTGGTATTTGAGGTAACGCCTATCGTACCTTTTGTTGGATCTTCGTTGATCTTCGCGCTTTCACTACCACATCCATGTAAAAAAATAGCCAATGCTGAAAAAGCAAATGGTAATAATATCTTTTTGTTCATCATTGATTAATCCTATCCATGCTTACTGTAAAACAGAAATTTTTAACTGTCCTTGATTTGAGAGTTCAGGCTCAGAGACATCAACTGCAGATGCTAACGGTGTCATCATCATGTAATGAGCACCCTGAGGTACTTTTATCACACCTTGAATTGCAGAATGTTGTAATACCGTCGCAACCGTTTTAGTACTCTTAAATCCACTTACGCCTTCTTCAATACAGCCTTTTTCGTCCAAAAATACAACGAGTGGCCAATAATAGACTGGTTTTTCACTGTTTGAAGAATATGAGTCTATCTGCATATATTGAATAGCGGGGTCGATTTTGACCAACTCATATTCAAATTTTTCTTTCAGTGGTTTACGTGGCCAAAGCCCTACATCTTTATTCGGCTTAAGTGTTTTAATCGATTTTTTATAGCCATCAATAAAACAGCGGTCATTCTCAAATGCAGATTTTAAATCTTCACTGGATAAACGCACATAAGTTCCTGCCAATGCAATTGGTGCTGTTGATTGTTGTGAACGATTGAGCAATTTATCCAAGACCGAACGACTCACGCCTTTCTTCCTTTCAATGGTTTCCAAACGGCCAGTACCATCAGGCATGGTATAGAAACGCTTTTTACCATCTAAATTAAACTCTTGGTTTTCTAAATATTCACTATTGACATACTTAACACCATCTACCTGACTAAATCCAGTAGATGAAAGTACCTCATTAGAAGCGCTATGAGTCAAAGCAGCTTTTTCTATAATCGCTGATTTTTTGTCGATTATTGGCTTTTCTATCGTCAAAGTATTTGAAGATGTCTGGGTAGCTTTTGATTTTTCGACAGTCTTCGAAACAACTTTTTCTGAATCCTTGTTGATCACTTTAGCTGGAAGGCTTGATTCTATTTTAGGCTCAGCTATTGTTATTACTGGCTCAGTAACGTCAATCTTTTTAGTTATCTTGGATGGATTCTGGCCTAGATCAGATGACTGAGAAGATTCAATTTTCTTCTGTTGAACCGGTTCAACGGCAGGCTTTACTGTATTTGAATGATCGATAACTGACGCTGGGGCTTTTTCAGTACGAAGTTCCTGCTTCTGCTTATTTGGCTCTAATTCTTTTTTCCCAATTTTCATCGGCACTACCATTGGACGACCATCGGGTCCAATAATCGTATAGAAGCCATCTGCATAAACGCCTGAGACACTTGCCATCATTAAGCAAAATAATGAAATTGCAAGTGTCTGATGTTGAGTACTTTTCTTTTTCATTACCATCTTGTTCTGTAATTAATCCCAAGTAAAGTGACTTTGGTATTTGTTTTCACATTTAAGCCCGCATACGGGTTTAGCAAGAGATTATCTACCCCTGTTTTATTGGATAAACTACTGGTATTTGCCGGAATATCATCACGACTACGCAAGAAACCAATTGATAAATCCAAGTCAGTATCTTGATCGAAACGATAACCGACACCTAAACCAAACAATTGCGCATTGTTAATTGGCACCATCGTATTTCGCTTATCATCTGGAATAGAGCTCGTACGTGGCTCATAGCCCATCCGTAATTTCAGACGGTCTGTTGCCGAGTACTCAAACCCAATTCCCCAACGCCAAGAAGATTGGAATTTTAATGGCAAGGACAATGAACGATCTGTCACATCGGCAGAAAGTAATTTGGCAACTTTTAATAAGGAAATCTGCCGATCAAATTCAAATTTGAATTTATCCCAAGCCGAGAAGTCAGTCCAACCCAAATCAAAGTTCATTTGTAAGTCAGGTAATATTTTATATTTGATCCCTGCTTTGAAATGCTGTGGATACTTAAAATCCATTGCTAATAAGCCAGACTCAACAGCAGGTGCATAACCAGGAAAACCTAAAATTGCAGCGAGAATTTGTCCTGTTGCAGATGAGTTGAGACCTGCAATTAACTCTCGTGGCGCATTCGCGACATTGATGAGATATTTGCCATGCAGACGCATTTTAGCTTCACTTTGATAAACCATACCAAAACTAAAATCATCCGTTGGTTCCCACAGTAAACCCAAGTTATAACTTGGACTTAGAGACTGCTCTAAAGAGACATCTAAAGCACCAACTTTATTGAATGGGTTCATTCCCTCCTTCGCATTACACATACCGAACAGTAAAAGATCGGTAATAATGTCCCCGTTTTGTTTAAATGGCCCACAAACGACTTCATCAACCATGCGAAGAACGCCAATTAATTCATTAGGGAAACGTAAATCTGTTTTCAGCGCAATAGCTTGGTAAGACATCCCGAAAGATGCGCCTAGATATAGATTATCATTCACCTGATAACCAAAAGATGGTGATAAATAAGTAATCCGTTCTAATGCAACCTGTTGTCCCATATAGTTACTCGGGTTACCATCTTCTGCTCCGAATCCAGCGACAAGCGGGGCATATACAGCTGTCGCATACGTCACTTTTGAGCCTGGCGGCTTATAAGAAATACCAGCGGTTGGAGCAACCAAAGGAGAGTTAGGACCTAAATCAACGATTTTCTTTAGAATAGGCACATAAATACTGGCATACTCGACATCACCACTTACAGTACCTTTAAAATTGGTACAAATATTTGAATCAACTTCAGGTCCGTCATTACAAACAAGTGGATCATCAGAATAACCAAAAACGTTATAACCTGCTGGCGCTGAATAATCCCGCTTAATTGCAAAATTAGCGAGAATCCCTTGTACATCTGTTTGTAGTCCATCCAGCTTGGCAAGTGCTGCTGGGTTAAAGTGAACAGCACTAATACCAGGTGGGTCAGCAGTTACGGCATTCCCCAATGCCAAAGAACGTAAATCTACGGATAAATCTTGTCCAAGTTGTGCATGTGTCGCACTTGATAGTCCCGCAAAAAAAATTGCTATCGTTAATGGACATAATCTAAGGCTTTTCACCATTATTATATCTCCTTAACGGACTTTTTTACCAAAACCGATAATATCAAGCGGGAAAGACAAGCCCAGTGATACATCTGGTGCATCTTCAGTTAAACCAATACCAACCGTACCATTGACAATAGTTTCAGGTGAAACACGTACCCCCAAAGCAAATGACAACATGGCACTACTTTGGTCTGCTGATTTATAGCTTTCTCCCTCACTGAAATAGAACTTTGCACCAGTATTAAAGCTTTGTTGATATGACATAGTTAAAGACACGTCATAGTTAAAGGAGTATGCAAATCCGAAAGAAAATCCACCACTAAGCCCAGGATCAAAACTTTCGAGAATACGAGGGCTACCAGTATTTATGTTAGCACCGCGCTGTTGATTTAAACCAGACTCTTTAAAACCATAACTTGTTGAAACTGAAGCAAATAATACAACTGGGTCAATATATTTACGTGTACTTGCCCCAGCACCAACTGAGTAATATCCCTTACCTGTAGATAGTTCATCCATTCCAACATCGTAAGGACTATCCCCCGTTTTGGTCGATAGGCTACCAAATAAGACCAATGGCAAGCGGCCTTGCTTTAATGGAAATGGTTCCCAACGCGCACCAAAATTAATATCCCCAAGACCTGCGGTTGTCTGATCTTTTAATAAGTCTTTTTTGGCAACAAAAGGCAATGATGCAGATAAAGTAACATTGTCTAATAAACCATATTGAACCGTAAAGGTATTGGTCAAGGTATGGTTGGCATCTTCTTCTACCCGTAATCTTGATAATGAACTATTACTATCATTCATTGCCAGATCAAGGCGGCTATCGCGATAATAGGTATAATCCAAGTCATAATAAGATGAAAAAACACCTTTTTTAATTAACGAGTACTGACGTTCATTTGAGGTAAAGACTTCTTGTAAATTTGTTTCTTGGGTTGCATCACTTTCTTTTTTCTGTAATGCATTCGCTGCCTGATCTGCTTGACTATTCCCCGTAACAGCAGCCGTTGCCCCCACTTGAGCTGTTGAGTTTTCAGCAGCAGTATTTTTAGCCTCTGTTGCTGATTCAGACTGCTCAACTTGAGCATCCACAGAGGGCTGTTGCTCTGCTGCATAAAGTGTTGATGTGATTGCACTTAAACTTAAGGCCAACACACTCATATTCATCCATGTACCATTCATTTTACTTTTACATCCTATTACATTAATTTTACTGATTTTTCTAAACTTACTTCCGCTTGTAATATAAGCGCATATAGGTGGTTATCGGCTGATTATAAGTTGCAGATTTTGGATCAGAATCCAACACTCGACGCATGGTTGAAGCTTTATCCGCAATTCGTTCAAATTTCTGTGTAGGAAATTGAATCTCAGCAAGTGCATATCGGTTTACTGTGGCATCCTCAACATGACGCATATCCGCATCTTGTAAAGCCAATAAACTCTTTTGGTATTGCTGAGGAATATCTACAATAAATAAAGTATTGTTATCCCATATTTC
The DNA window shown above is from Acinetobacter colistiniresistens and carries:
- a CDS encoding undecaprenyl-diphosphate phosphatase; this translates as MDLLLLFKAAIMGLVEGITEFLPISSTGHLILTGQLLDFWTVEKRDMFAVAVQIGAIAAVIYEYWGKLWGALIGALTGQEQGRRLSLNLIIASIPIVIIGLTFGDVVKAYLFNAITVAIALIVGGFIILWAERRPHQIVTQEVDDLSFKQATLIGLIQCLALFPGTSRSGSTIIGSLFLGVSRKAAAEFSFFLGIPVLMGAGLLDMYKMRHELHSNDMLVLGVGIIVAFISALIVIRALIRYVSKHDFTAFAYYRIIFGLFILVTWWTGWVHW
- the tsaB gene encoding tRNA (adenosine(37)-N6)-threonylcarbamoyltransferase complex dimerization subunit type 1 TsaB, producing the protein MKLLALETANEQCSVSFIHDNEELYFQLDERTKAQTQTILPLTEQALLQTGTELADLTAIAFSRGPGSFSGVRINAAVAQALAWSQDLPVIPVSSLQALAQAAYRLKGLAQVTAVLDARMQEVYIANFSLDAQGIMQAIDDEKLLNYEQASAYCKFIAIGSGSELIQPTEINLEEISDHQSTNVSIKATAQDIAAIARVYAAQQKWVDAEQALPVYLRDDAWKKIPEQGKSN
- a CDS encoding gamma carbonic anhydrase family protein is translated as MYTYQGLSPKALHEPWDGWVAPTATVIGQAELGRQVSIWFGAVVRADNCVIRIGNFSNIQENAVLHTDAGIELNVGEYVTIGHKVMLHGCSIGDNSLIGMNAVILNHAVIGKNCIIGANALIPEGKIIPDNSVVMGSPGKVVKTLDEQGAARLRFSALHYAEHYKKFLDLEPFQF
- a CDS encoding CoA pyrophosphatase, whose amino-acid sequence is MSHMEEPSLIQLLQQRLRFSKRIQQADAAVLIAITHEPQPKVLLTRRSMQLSQHAGEVSFPGGKRDPSDTSNIVVALREAQEETALNPFDVKLLGDLPIQRARSGLSVKPIVGLIPAQVDLIAQPTEIDRIFFAPLQELIDAPPLPYEVRLARQSLYFPSMQVESEIVWGLTARMLISLFQYGLGYQKHWPFLVNPPHFGLSKF
- a CDS encoding NUDIX hydrolase, which codes for MSFCVVCGHQTEAKIPLGDHKSRLVCTHCGNIHYENPKVICGALALWDDKVLLCRRAIEPRYGLWTLPAGYMELFETMEQGAARETREEAEAEVEIEQLYCMYNIPRIGQIYVLFKAHLKQGLFGAGEESIECRLFEEYEIPWTELAFPSVEQTLRHYFADRKTGLFPPHLETLGTRLDHTG
- the filF gene encoding putative pilus system protein FilF; its protein translation is MMNKKILLPFAFSALAIFLHGCGSESAKINEDPTKGTIGVTSNTSCSISATDCLQFVLDYPVAGLNFDCSSDKVNHFATKLDSNIVTGACKLGDTVSFYLQGAESSRKISLGTIQLDKITKTKVAGVPARIRIVDLAMGLTGQTPASLSMSDDTIRVAMALVKIFQSQSIADDTNTIGDVQPIEFTPEKKNTLSSISGDIGATELKNGAYAGILKPWLDVSKISDEQAFAVVTQLLNLSNMGVWYAELPIFKAGSNGAVVEVPNEGSGVFPDGLFGCNRDLYTDCLNTKDGKGANLLHSMGRFELLTDRQGYIIGSGQQWRGSPVINNNIVSPPIVLLGTTKPDKLQIKAQNQWFNLINQEINPNQPLRFTLNSNAAEDVLMTQGKLINGTNIASTEAVYRQLMKFKSTDPFNNAKDLGAWQQNVAGVNYKGVTDVFKVNPASYLPKDVFTTEANVRSGQRYAFPLYATLTFKFQDTTIAPVDLGIVIDEHGDIRTDIKKDATATDMSGNCAKAEPQPDGSLLDEYGVTQYRIGTTGGALYSANDKSITVRMIFANSRFGAIDGVLLGLNFTSLNGQNNISGAKINVHNLLNGQATGINLTNFSNNTVSWLNNSALYMTSYINAYDKEGTDKSKFVEPTAQERAFAKGYQGTASIRIADQKIPACNAIKIKS
- the filE gene encoding putative pilus assembly protein FilE, which translates into the protein MKKKSTQHQTLAISLFCLMMASVSGVYADGFYTIIGPDGRPMVVPMKIGKKELEPNKQKQELRTEKAPASVIDHSNTVKPAVEPVQQKKIESSQSSDLGQNPSKITKKIDVTEPVITIAEPKIESSLPAKVINKDSEKVVSKTVEKSKATQTSSNTLTIEKPIIDKKSAIIEKAALTHSASNEVLSSTGFSQVDGVKYVNSEYLENQEFNLDGKKRFYTMPDGTGRLETIERKKGVSRSVLDKLLNRSQQSTAPIALAGTYVRLSSEDLKSAFENDRCFIDGYKKSIKTLKPNKDVGLWPRKPLKEKFEYELVKIDPAIQYMQIDSYSSNSEKPVYYWPLVVFLDEKGCIEEGVSGFKSTKTVATVLQHSAIQGVIKVPQGAHYMMMTPLASAVDVSEPELSNQGQLKISVLQ
- the filD gene encoding putative pilus system OmpP1/FadL family transporter FilD: MKSLRLCPLTIAIFFAGLSSATHAQLGQDLSVDLRSLALGNAVTADPPGISAVHFNPAALAKLDGLQTDVQGILANFAIKRDYSAPAGYNVFGYSDDPLVCNDGPEVDSNICTNFKGTVSGDVEYASIYVPILKKIVDLGPNSPLVAPTAGISYKPPGSKVTYATAVYAPLVAGFGAEDGNPSNYMGQQVALERITYLSPSFGYQVNDNLYLGASFGMSYQAIALKTDLRFPNELIGVLRMVDEVVCGPFKQNGDIITDLLLFGMCNAKEGMNPFNKVGALDVSLEQSLSPSYNLGLLWEPTDDFSFGMVYQSEAKMRLHGKYLINVANAPRELIAGLNSSATGQILAAILGFPGYAPAVESGLLAMDFKYPQHFKAGIKYKILPDLQMNFDLGWTDFSAWDKFKFEFDRQISLLKVAKLLSADVTDRSLSLPLKFQSSWRWGIGFEYSATDRLKLRMGYEPRTSSIPDDKRNTMVPINNAQLFGLGVGYRFDQDTDLDLSIGFLRSRDDIPANTSSLSNKTGVDNLLLNPYAGLNVKTNTKVTLLGINYRTRW
- the filC gene encoding putative pilus system protein FilC gives rise to the protein MNGTWMNMSVLALSLSAITSTLYAAEQQPSVDAQVEQSESATEAKNTAAENSTAQVGATAAVTGNSQADQAANALQKKESDATQETNLQEVFTSNERQYSLIKKGVFSSYYDLDYTYYRDSRLDLAMNDSNSSLSRLRVEEDANHTLTNTFTVQYGLLDNVTLSASLPFVAKKDLLKDQTTAGLGDINFGARWEPFPLKQGRLPLVLFGSLSTKTGDSPYDVGMDELSTGKGYYSVGAGASTRKYIDPVVLFASVSTSYGFKESGLNQQRGANINTGSPRILESFDPGLSGGFSFGFAYSFNYDVSLTMSYQQSFNTGAKFYFSEGESYKSADQSSAMLSFALGVRVSPETIVNGTVGIGLTEDAPDVSLGLSFPLDIIGFGKKVR